The following DNA comes from Cellulophaga sp. HaHa_2_95.
TATCATAGAATTGGGTACCCCGCTTATTAAAAGCGAAGGACTAGCAGGAATTAGAAAGATGAAAGATGCTTTTCCTGATAAAATGGTGTTAGCAGATTTTAAAACGGCCGATGCCGGAGAATTAGAAGCAAATATGGCTTTTGGTGCAGGAGCAGACTACATTACTGTTTTAGGGGCAACAGGAGATTCTACCATTGCGGGAGCAGTAAAAGCAGCTAAGGAACATGGTAAAGGAGTTGTTGTAGATACTATCGGAGTAAAAGACAGAGTAAAGCGTGCAAAAGAAGCTATCGCTTTAGGAGCAGAGTTTGTAGAATTACATGCAGGTTTAGATGAGCAGGCAGAAGATGGATACTCTATACAAGTACTGATAGACGAAGCAGCAAGAGCAGGAGTAGCTGTTTCTATAGCGGGTGGTGTTAATTTAAAAAGCATTACTGCAGTTAAAAATTCTGGAGTTATAGTTGCTGTTGCAGGTGCCGCAATTTATGGCGCGGAAGATCCAGCAAAAGCCGCTCAAGAGTTACAGGCGCTAGCAATGGCTTAATCGTTTTGTAAATTGAATAAGCAGTTTTTATAAGTACAAATCCCCATTACGGCATTATGGGGATTTGTTATTTGGTATAGGTGCTAATGGTTTCTAAGGGTAGTAGGTAGCGGGTACAACAAATATTTAAGAGTATTTGTAGTATTTTAATTACGGATTGCGATGCTATTGCTCCGCATTTATCAATAATTTTGGATATCTTAGGTATTAAAAACCAAATTGTTATGACCGTATTAGATTATGTAATTATTGCCTTAAAACTTATTGTTTCTTTAAGCATCTTAAATGTGTGGTTATTGCAACCCCAAAAAGCGACCAAATGGCGTGGCGGCGCTGCTACGACAATCAAAGAAGAGTTTAAAGCGTATGGCTTATCAGAAACATTTTGTTACGTGATTGGCTTTTTAAAAATAACTTTAGCGTTGATTCTTTTAGCCTCTATAAAATTTGAAAGTTTAAGCTTAATAGGGAGTCTAGGATTAACCTTTTTATTATTGGGGTCTATCGTGATGCATTTTAAAATAAAAGACCCGCTATATAAATCATTTCCAGCCTTTTTGTTTGTGGTGATGAATTTAGGTATAGCCTATTTCTATCTTTAAAAATACAGGGTATACGTCTTAAATGCAATGATACTATTAAGTACGGCAAAGAAGAAAGACGGAGAAGATTGTAAAAAATTATCTTTGATTTTTAACCGAACGATAAATCCTGCTAACATTAGAATACTTAATCCTATAGCTGCTATAAAAAGCACTAAAGGTTGAAGGTATAATCCGATAACTAAACCCATGGCACCAAGTAGTTGCAAGTATCCTGTGGTGCGTCTAAATCGGACTAAATTATACCGTACAAACTCGTTGATTATAAAATCGGAGTAAAAACAACTGAATCCGAAATATAGAAAAGCCAGACTAGAAAACCAGATTAATAGAGGCAATAGATTCACAACATTTTTAGCTAAAGTTAATGATATTTAAAAAGATATAGGCTTAGTAGTTTACTAGAAATTTATATAATAAAAAACCGACCTGTAAAGGTCGGTTTTTTATTATATGCATATGTGTTTTCTATAAGTACGCCTTTAGCACTTCCTTTTGCGATTTTCTACGCAATAGTCTAATGGCTTTTTCTCTAATCTGTCTTACGCGTTCTCTGGTAATTTCAAATACTTCACCAATTTCAGTTAAACTCATTGGTGCTTTTACACCAATCCCATAATACAGACGTATAATTTCACTTTCTCTACTCGGCAGAGTGTTTAATAAATCTCCGATATCAGAAGTAAGTGATTCTTCCATCATTTTTGAATCAGGGCTGTTGGTTTCTTTAGACTGTACTACATTATATAGGTTAGAATCTTCGCCTTCTTTGAAAGGAGCATCCATAGAAAGGTGCTTTCCAGAATTTTTCATCGCCACTTTTACTTGTGCCGTACTCATGTCTAATTCTCTTGCAATTTCAATAGCACTTGGTGGTCTTTGGTAGCTTTGCTCTAAATAAGAAAAGACTTTGTTTATTTTGCTGATTTCCCCAATCTTATTCAAAGGTAAACGTACCATTCTTGATTGTTCCGATATCGCTTGTAAAATTGCTTGTCTGATCCACCAAACAGCATAGGAGATAAATTTAAATCCTCTAGTTTCATCAAAACGCTTGGCTGCTTTTACAAGTCCAACATTTCCTTCGTTAATTAAATCGGAAAGACGCAATCCGCTTCCTTGATATTGTTTCGCTACCGAAACTACAAAACGCAAGTTGGCGTTTACTAAAGTGTTTAATGCAACTTGATCTCCTTCACGAATTCTTTTTGCCATTTCTACTTCCTCATCAACAGTAATCATATCTAATTTTGATATTTCTTGAAAATACTTTTCTAATGATTTCGTATCTCTGTTTGTAATTTGTTTAGTGATCTTTAGTTGCCTCATATATGTGTTTTAGTTACTATTTCTTTTCCTTATTATACACTTTTTTCTACGTTATTCCTAATAAAATGGCATATAATATCAAAAAAAAGCTAAAAATGGCTATTTTTTGACGAAAAAGGGTGTTTTTTCGTCATTTCAATAAAAATAGGAGTGTAGTAATACTCGTTTTTGCCCTATCCTCTAATCATTTCCCTGTATAACCGAACGGTGCAAACAGGCGCCAAGCGTTGTATTCTCTAAAGGATAGTAGTGGCATTTCTTTTCTAAAAACAGGTGTATAAAAAATGCCTCTCTAAAGCGGACTTCAAAAAGGCATTTTTTAGGGTAGAACAATAGCGACTACCAACCGTCTAGTACACATTGCATGGTATAGGGTTCATTTTCTGATAAAGGCAAATCTTGTAATGCATCTTCTAAATAATTACCACTAGCTATACCGGTTGCATTTTTAAATCGGTAGGACCAGCAATACCTAAGATTCGTGTGTTCCTGAGAATAGGTCACTAAATTATCTTCTAAGATTAAGTTGTCAAAATCAGAAAACGCAGCAAAATACCCGTAGAATTTATTTCTGCGAACATCGGCATCCGCACTTTTATACATATACATACCACAATTGTTCATGACATTATCATGTACATAAGTAGCGCGGCTATGGCCTTTGTCGCCACCGCTAGAGTATTGTATGTATCCTAACCTACCATTTACAGAGCCACTAAGCATGGTAATAGTATTTCTTGCAATAATATTATGGGTTTTATGCCAAGACACAAGCGGCCCATCTATATACTCATTGCCTTCTCCTTGTTCTAATACATTGTCTAAAATGTATACATTTTTACCACTAGTATTCACAATATCTCCACCCGTATTATGATGAAAATAATTGTTCTGGATCAGGATATCTTCATCTACACGCCCAGCACCTTCTATATCTATTCCAAATTGCGGACTCGTACCATTTATATGGTGTATTTCATTATCAGTGATGGTAATACGGGTACCGCCCACTACAGAAATTCCCTGTCTGCGGTTGTTGTAAATGGTGTTGTTGGTAAAAGTAACATCCGTAGCTTCTAAAACAAGTGAACCATCACCAGTGGTATTTCTTATAATCATATGGTCAATAAGGACAACGTTACTATCGTTCCAAACACAAATTCCATGGCCTTCATCATGTGCTACCTTATTATCACTCTCGCGAGGCGTAAATACATGGGTGTCTCTATCGCCTTGGATAATACCGTCTCTAACAATAATATTATCGCCATCTAAACTAAGTACGCAGTAGTTCCATTTATCATTGGTGTCTATTTCTAGAATAGCCCCTTCAGCAAACACAAACTCCGTATTCTCGTGTATTTCTATTCCACCTTGGTAAATGTCATTTTTCTCTTCACCTACCAAATAAGTCCCCTCCGGAAGCGTAACGGTAGCAAAACCTTCCGCATGTGCCCAATCTATAGCTGCCTGTAAATTGGTGGTGGTCGTTGCCGCATCGGTGCCATTATTAGGAATATTCCATTGTGCTATATCTATAGTATAGGCTTCGGTGCTCCTCATTGCAGGGAGTACAGAGCTGAAATTGAGTTCTGGTAAGCCAGCGTCATCTAAATTTTCTGTAGTTACTGTTTCCAGAACGTTGAGCTCGTCTTGCTTACAAGAGTATAAAGCCAATAGCGCGACAAGAAATAAGGTATAATGGGTCTTTTTCATATTATTTTTTTAGAAATAATTTAAGATGTAAACGGACATGCTACCCTTAAGTTTTAGGCAAAGCTCACCCATTAGATAGTAAACAGAATTTTTAATGAATTAGTATACCACTACCGCACTAGTGTGTTGAAGCGGAGTGGTAAATTCCTTTTTTTTGAATGTTATTCGAAATACGAAGGAGGAAAGCAAAGCGCCATACGACAGTCTTTTTTCTTGACACTGTGGGAAACCGCAGTGGGGTGGATCTTAAAATTCACTATATTTATTTTTCCCTCCTAGAATATAATATTTAATTTAAAACAAAGTATAATGTCTTTTTTTATAAAAAATAAAGATCAATTTAAATTAGAGGTTGATCAAGATGAAATTGGTTTTAGAAAATGTCAATTAGGAGCTATTTGGGCTGTTAAAAGTCACTATACTAAGAGTAATGCACCAGCTTTAATTAGTATGCCAACAGGTTCTGGTAAAACAGCTTTGATGATAGCAATATGTTTTGAATTGAAGATTAAAAAAGTATTAATAATTACTCCATCGGTTGTTATTAGAAAACAAATTTTTGATGTTTTTAGTGGAATGGAAATACTAAAGACCTTGGGTGTTTACAAGAATGAAGTTAAGCCTAATGTAAATAATCATATAGGATATTTAAAAAATGAAAATGATTGGATAGAAGCAACAAAATTATATGATGTGGTTGTTTCAACTCCACACAGTTGTTCTTCTGAAATGAAAGAAAACATAGCTCCTCCAAAAGATCTATTTGATTTAATAATTATTGATGAAGCACATCATACACCTGCAAAAATTTATAGGAGTGTGTTTAAAGATTATTCAGATTCGAAAATTATTTTGTTAACTGCAACTCCTTTTAGAAGAGACCGAAAAAGAATTCCTGGAGATTTAATTTATCATTATCCTATGGCTAAGGCTATAAAGGATGAAATATATAGACCTGTTACCTTTAAAAATGTAGACACTAAAAATGGAGAAAGTCAAGAAAAAGATTCGCTTTTGGCAGATGCTGCGATAGAAAATTTGAGGAAAGAACAAGAAAAAAATCCAAATGCTCAATTATTAATCAAAACTAAAAAAATTGATTCCGCTGAAGAATTAAAAATATTATATGAAGCTAAAGGAATATCGGTTGGTTTAATTCATAGTGGGAATACTACAAAACAAAATGAAGATTGTTTGATTAAATGTAAAAAAGGTGAGTTAGAAAGTTTAATTGCTGTAGGTATGATTGGAGAAGGTTTAGATATACCGACATTGAAAATAAGTGTACTACATGATATTCCAAGAACACTACCTACAACAATTCAATTTATTGGTAGAATTTCCAGAATACATAAAGAACAAATTGGAAATGCAATTTTAATTGCAGATAAAAACTATGTAAAAGGTGAAGTTAAGAAGTTATACTATTTTGATAAGTCTTGGGATTTACTAATTCCTGAATTAGTAGATAAAATTGTCACGAATTCACCTTTGTTCCCTGATTTAGAATCAAGTGAATTAAATCCATTAGGTTTATCTCCTGATGATTTGAAACCATTCTTTAGTACCAAGATCTATAAAACTAAAGTTGGCTTTGAGTTTATAAAAGGATTTCATAAAAAAATGCCTTCAGGAATTGAATTAGTATTTACACATCAAGATGATGTTAATTCCCCTTTAATATTAATTACAAAGCATAAGAAAACATTGCCTTGGGGAAAAGATTTAGCCTTGTTTCAAGATAATTATGATTTGCATATTTTATATTTAATTGATGATTTTTTATTTGAAAGTACGACTTCTGATTTGGTCTTAAATTATATGAAATCTAAACTATTTGACACAAAAAAATATGAAATTATCCCAGCATCATATATAAGAAATGGATTAAGTGATAATACCATTGGGCAGTACTTTATGGTTGGAATGTCAAATATTTATGGAAGTGGAGCATCAAATCCATCATATAAAATGTTAATGGGTCTTGAAGTGGAGTCTGCAGTTAAACATTCTGATGGTTCTGTATTTTCTTTTGGTCATGCATTATCAAGAATAGACGAAAATGAAACTAGAGGTATAGCCGTAAATAATGGTCGAATATGGGCAATTAAAAGGAAAAACCTTAGAGAATTTTCGTTTTGGTGTCAACATATTCATTCCCTAATTAAATTAGGAAATAATGAATCAAAAATTCCTAGGATGTCAAATTTAGCAGATTTCAAAACTGTTGAAATATTCGAAGATAATCCAGTTTCTGTTCTATTTGATAATGTTATATTTCAAATTGCTATTGTGAAAATTATAAAAGGGGATAAAGATTATGAAGGTTTTACTCCTGAAATACTTTTTGAGAAATTATCAGAAGAAAAGAAAAAAATTGAATGCGCACTTTTTGTTAAAAAAGATGAGCTAGCGAAAATCCACTTTAACTTTGATGATGAAAAAAAATGGGTAGTTACATCAGATAAAGATATCCATATTATAATGGATATTCCTTTTAAAGATCCAATTAATATTAGTTTTGAAGACTTTATTAATGATTATCCGCCGTTAATAATATTTCAGAATGCAAAGACATTAAAAGGCTCTACCTTATTTGCGCCAAAAATTAAAGAACAAAAATTTGATATTGATTTATTCAAAAATATTGAGAATGGATGGGATGATACTGATGTAACAAAGGAAGCAAAGCCACCAAAAAGAGGAAAAAAATATAATGTTCAACAAAAGACTATTAAAGTGATTACTGATAATCCCGATTACTCTGATAATGATATTGTAGTAATTGATGATGGAGCTGGAGAAATGGCTGATATAATATGGTTTTCTGAAAAGAAAAAAACAATTCACTTTTTTCATTGCAAATTTTCATATACAGATAATCCTGGAGCCGATATGCGAAATATAACTGAATTATTCCAGCAGGCTATGAGAAATTGTATATGGATAAGGTCCAGTTTTATAATTAAACAGTTATTATATAGAGTAACAAATACTCAAAATTCAACAATTTTAGATAATAAGTTAGATGAGTTGAACGATTTGCATAATGATTTTATTCCTACAGATTGGGATTATAAAGTTTATCTTGTTCAACCAGGTCTTTCAAAATCAGCTGTTTTTAATGATAAAATGACAAATGCCGAAAAACTTCTTTTAATTTTACATGACAGACTTAGTAGTTCGGGGTGTAATCTCTCAATTTGGGCATCAGAATAAGAAAATTTTTAATTTTCTTATAAAGGATATTTTTATCCTCTATAAAAATTATATATCTTTGGCATCTAAATAGGGGAGTTATGTTTTCAAAATCATGTGAGTATGGACTTAGGGCAGTACTTTTTATCGCACAACAGAGCGATAAAGATATTAAGGTGAGTATGACCACTATTTCTGAAGAAATAAACTCTCCGCAGGCATTTACCGCAAAAATATTACAGAAACTCACGAAAACACAAATTGTACATTCCTTAAAAGGACCCTATGGAGGATTTAGTATTTTACCCGAGAAGATGGATACAAAACTAAGTGAAATTGTGACCATACTAGATGGGGACAGTATCTATAAAGGCTGTGCTTTGGGCTTAAAACAATGTGATGCCAATTCGCCTTGTCCACTTCATTTTAAATTCGTTGAAATCCGTGATAATTTGCAGGATATGCTAGAAACCACCTCGATTAAATCGGTTGTGAATGATCTAAGTTTAGAAAGCATCATACTCAAACGCTAAAATTTAATTTAATAGAAGATAAAAAGGTCTTTTAATCCGTTATGAAAAAAAAGAAGTATAGTATTGCCATCACATTTATCTGGGTAGGGTTCATAGGCGCCATCAGCTTTATGGAGGCATGGTTAAAATTTAGGGCTCCAGGCATAGATACTGCATTGGGATTAGGTATTGGGCAATTGGTCTTTAGTGCGTTGAATAAAGTAGAAATTACCAGTGCCATATTTATACTAGTATTAAGTGTAGCCTCCAAAGAAAAAAATTCATTGCGCCTACAGGGATTGTTTTATACAGCAGTAGCCATTTTGGTATTACAAAGTGTGTGGTTATTGCCCGCTTTAGATACGAGAGCCAATTTAATACGGGAAGGCGTAGTGCTAGGGAAAAGCAAGTTACATCTATGGTACGTGCTCGTAGAGATCGTAAAAACAACCTGTCTTATTTTATTTGGATTTAGGAGCTTTAAACATTTAAATACAAACAATCAATAGGAATACGTAAGCACCTATAATTAAGAATATTAAAATTATAACAACAAATATATATACTATGAAAACAGCATCAATAACAGCGAATCTTAACTATTTGGAAGACCGACCAGCAGTGAGTGTTTTATTAAAAACAAACAGCACAAAAGAGGTGCGAATCCTCATGAAAAAAGGACAACAAATGAAAGAGCATAAAGCTCCTTTTCCAATAGTAGTAGAACTCTTTGAAGGCCTTATAGATTTTGGCGTAGCAGGAGAAAAACAGCAATTAAAAAGGGGAGATTTAATTGCCTTGGAGGCTAGTGTTCCCCATGATTTATTTTGTATTGAAGACGCTATTATCCGTTTGACCATTTCTACAGCAGATAGTGTAGACCGTGTAAAAAATGTAGCCAATTAATTCTTGAAAAGAAACAACCATGAAAAAAGTTTGGATTGCATTTTCTAGCGTAGTCATACTCTCATTTATTGCGCTTATATGGGTAGGAACAGAAGTATATCAAACACAACCTCCTATTCCTGAAACTGTTACGATTAAAGAAACGGGAGAAACGGTTTTTACAAAGGCGGATATACAAATAGGACAGAATGTCTGGGAATCTATAGGCGGGATGGAAGTAGGTTCTATCTGGGGTCACGGAAGTTATGTGGCTCCTGATTGGTCTGCCGATTGGATTCATAAAGAAGCTGTGTTTATGTTGGACGCTTGGGCTCAAAAAGATTTTAATATATCTTATGGTGCCTTAGAGGTTGAAAATAAAGCAGCCTTAAAAGCACGGTTAATTAAAGATATTAAAACCAATAGCTACAACCCAAAGACCGGAGCTATAACTATTTCTGCCGCACGTTATGCTGCAATTAGGAACAATACTGCTCACTATACCCGTATTTTTTCTGAAGGTTATGAGCAATATGCCATTCCAGAAGGGGCCTTAACAGATCAAGTAAAACTAGCGCAGCTAAATGCTTTTTTGTTCTGGACCTCTTGGGCGGCGAGTACCAATAGACCTAATGAGGACTATACCTATACCTCTAATTGGCCGCATGAACCACTAATAGGAAATACCATTACTCCAGATTCTCAAATTTGGTCTGGTTTTTCAATTGTGCTATTACTCCTGTTTATTGGCGCCTTGAGTTATTATTACATTCGCAACCATGAGAAAGGAGAGGCGGTAATTCACCCTAAACAAGATCCTTTAGATACCTTAGTATTAACCAGATCACAGAGGGCGGTATTAAAATACTTTATAGTGATCTCGTTATTGATTGCCTTACAAGTGGTTCTTGGAGCGCTAACGGTGCATTATACCGTAGAAGGGCAAGCGTTTTTTGGATTTGATTTGTCTAGTTTCTTACCTTATTCCATTACCAGAACATGGCACACCCAATTGGCAGTATTTTGGATTGCCGCTACATGGCTGGCTACTGGATTGTTTTTAGCACCGATGATTAGCGGTAAAGAAATGAAGTTTCAAGTATTCGGGATCAATTTTCTATTTGTCGCCTTAATTGTAATTGTATTAGGATCGATGTTAGGGGAGTGGTTAGGCGTACATCAGTTTTTAGATTTAACCACCAATTTCTTTTTTGGCCATCAAGGCTATGAGTATATGGATTTAGGTAGGTTTTGGCAAATATTCTTGGGCATAGGTTTAGTATTGTGGGTGTTGATGGTAGGTAGACACGTAGTTTTTGCAATTAAAAAGAATGATGATTCTAAGCACTTGCTAATCATTCTACTCATTTCTGTAATAGCTATAGGGATGTTCTTTTTCTCTGGATTAATGTATGGCGAAAACAGTAGTTTGCCGGTAATTAATTATTGGCGCTGGTGGTTGGTACACCTTTGGGTAGAAGGTTTCTTTGAAGTATTTGCGACGGTAATAATTGCTTTTATCTTCTTACGGATGAAAATTCTATCCGCAAAAACAGCAGGAAAAGCGTCCATTGCTTCGGCGACGATTTTTCTAGCAGGCGGAATCATTGGAACCTTACATCATTTATATTATTCGGGCACACCCGTGCAAGCCATTGCATTAGGAGCTACGTTTAGTGCACTAGAAGTAGTACCGCTAACGCTCATGGGTTTCGAAATTCGTGAAAACTGGAACCTTTTAAAATCCAATGAATGGATGCAAAAATACAAATGGCCTGTATTCTTTTTTATTGCGGTAGCCTTTTGGAATATGGTAGGCGCAGGGGTGTTCGGGTTCTTAATTAATCCGCCTATTGCACTCTATTACATTCAGGGTTTAAATACTACCGCAGTACATGCGCATACCGCTTTATTTGGGGTGTATGGTTTACTGGGAATGGGCTTTATCATCATCTGTTTGCGTTTCTACTCAGACCGGGTGTGGAATTCTGTAAAATTGAAAAGAGCCTTTTGGTTCTTGAATATTGGATTAGTAGCCATG
Coding sequences within:
- the hxlA gene encoding 3-hexulose-6-phosphate synthase, translated to MAKLQVAIDLLDIDEAIALATKVAPYIDIIELGTPLIKSEGLAGIRKMKDAFPDKMVLADFKTADAGELEANMAFGAGADYITVLGATGDSTIAGAVKAAKEHGKGVVVDTIGVKDRVKRAKEAIALGAEFVELHAGLDEQAEDGYSIQVLIDEAARAGVAVSIAGGVNLKSITAVKNSGVIVAVAGAAIYGAEDPAKAAQELQALAMA
- a CDS encoding DoxX family protein, with protein sequence MTVLDYVIIALKLIVSLSILNVWLLQPQKATKWRGGAATTIKEEFKAYGLSETFCYVIGFLKITLALILLASIKFESLSLIGSLGLTFLLLGSIVMHFKIKDPLYKSFPAFLFVVMNLGIAYFYL
- a CDS encoding DoxX family protein yields the protein MNLLPLLIWFSSLAFLYFGFSCFYSDFIINEFVRYNLVRFRRTTGYLQLLGAMGLVIGLYLQPLVLFIAAIGLSILMLAGFIVRLKIKDNFLQSSPSFFFAVLNSIIAFKTYTLYF
- a CDS encoding RNA polymerase sigma factor RpoD/SigA — its product is MRQLKITKQITNRDTKSLEKYFQEISKLDMITVDEEVEMAKRIREGDQVALNTLVNANLRFVVSVAKQYQGSGLRLSDLINEGNVGLVKAAKRFDETRGFKFISYAVWWIRQAILQAISEQSRMVRLPLNKIGEISKINKVFSYLEQSYQRPPSAIEIARELDMSTAQVKVAMKNSGKHLSMDAPFKEGEDSNLYNVVQSKETNSPDSKMMEESLTSDIGDLLNTLPSRESEIIRLYYGIGVKAPMSLTEIGEVFEITRERVRQIREKAIRLLRRKSQKEVLKAYL
- a CDS encoding right-handed parallel beta-helix repeat-containing protein, yielding MKKTHYTLFLVALLALYSCKQDELNVLETVTTENLDDAGLPELNFSSVLPAMRSTEAYTIDIAQWNIPNNGTDAATTTTNLQAAIDWAHAEGFATVTLPEGTYLVGEEKNDIYQGGIEIHENTEFVFAEGAILEIDTNDKWNYCVLSLDGDNIIVRDGIIQGDRDTHVFTPRESDNKVAHDEGHGICVWNDSNVVLIDHMIIRNTTGDGSLVLEATDVTFTNNTIYNNRRQGISVVGGTRITITDNEIHHINGTSPQFGIDIEGAGRVDEDILIQNNYFHHNTGGDIVNTSGKNVYILDNVLEQGEGNEYIDGPLVSWHKTHNIIARNTITMLSGSVNGRLGYIQYSSGGDKGHSRATYVHDNVMNNCGMYMYKSADADVRRNKFYGYFAAFSDFDNLILEDNLVTYSQEHTNLRYCWSYRFKNATGIASGNYLEDALQDLPLSENEPYTMQCVLDGW
- a CDS encoding DEAD/DEAH box helicase yields the protein MSFFIKNKDQFKLEVDQDEIGFRKCQLGAIWAVKSHYTKSNAPALISMPTGSGKTALMIAICFELKIKKVLIITPSVVIRKQIFDVFSGMEILKTLGVYKNEVKPNVNNHIGYLKNENDWIEATKLYDVVVSTPHSCSSEMKENIAPPKDLFDLIIIDEAHHTPAKIYRSVFKDYSDSKIILLTATPFRRDRKRIPGDLIYHYPMAKAIKDEIYRPVTFKNVDTKNGESQEKDSLLADAAIENLRKEQEKNPNAQLLIKTKKIDSAEELKILYEAKGISVGLIHSGNTTKQNEDCLIKCKKGELESLIAVGMIGEGLDIPTLKISVLHDIPRTLPTTIQFIGRISRIHKEQIGNAILIADKNYVKGEVKKLYYFDKSWDLLIPELVDKIVTNSPLFPDLESSELNPLGLSPDDLKPFFSTKIYKTKVGFEFIKGFHKKMPSGIELVFTHQDDVNSPLILITKHKKTLPWGKDLALFQDNYDLHILYLIDDFLFESTTSDLVLNYMKSKLFDTKKYEIIPASYIRNGLSDNTIGQYFMVGMSNIYGSGASNPSYKMLMGLEVESAVKHSDGSVFSFGHALSRIDENETRGIAVNNGRIWAIKRKNLREFSFWCQHIHSLIKLGNNESKIPRMSNLADFKTVEIFEDNPVSVLFDNVIFQIAIVKIIKGDKDYEGFTPEILFEKLSEEKKKIECALFVKKDELAKIHFNFDDEKKWVVTSDKDIHIIMDIPFKDPINISFEDFINDYPPLIIFQNAKTLKGSTLFAPKIKEQKFDIDLFKNIENGWDDTDVTKEAKPPKRGKKYNVQQKTIKVITDNPDYSDNDIVVIDDGAGEMADIIWFSEKKKTIHFFHCKFSYTDNPGADMRNITELFQQAMRNCIWIRSSFIIKQLLYRVTNTQNSTILDNKLDELNDLHNDFIPTDWDYKVYLVQPGLSKSAVFNDKMTNAEKLLLILHDRLSSSGCNLSIWASE
- a CDS encoding Rrf2 family transcriptional regulator, whose translation is MFSKSCEYGLRAVLFIAQQSDKDIKVSMTTISEEINSPQAFTAKILQKLTKTQIVHSLKGPYGGFSILPEKMDTKLSEIVTILDGDSIYKGCALGLKQCDANSPCPLHFKFVEIRDNLQDMLETTSIKSVVNDLSLESIILKR
- a CDS encoding cupin domain-containing protein; the protein is MKTASITANLNYLEDRPAVSVLLKTNSTKEVRILMKKGQQMKEHKAPFPIVVELFEGLIDFGVAGEKQQLKRGDLIALEASVPHDLFCIEDAIIRLTISTADSVDRVKNVAN
- a CDS encoding nitric-oxide reductase large subunit codes for the protein MKKVWIAFSSVVILSFIALIWVGTEVYQTQPPIPETVTIKETGETVFTKADIQIGQNVWESIGGMEVGSIWGHGSYVAPDWSADWIHKEAVFMLDAWAQKDFNISYGALEVENKAALKARLIKDIKTNSYNPKTGAITISAARYAAIRNNTAHYTRIFSEGYEQYAIPEGALTDQVKLAQLNAFLFWTSWAASTNRPNEDYTYTSNWPHEPLIGNTITPDSQIWSGFSIVLLLLFIGALSYYYIRNHEKGEAVIHPKQDPLDTLVLTRSQRAVLKYFIVISLLIALQVVLGALTVHYTVEGQAFFGFDLSSFLPYSITRTWHTQLAVFWIAATWLATGLFLAPMISGKEMKFQVFGINFLFVALIVIVLGSMLGEWLGVHQFLDLTTNFFFGHQGYEYMDLGRFWQIFLGIGLVLWVLMVGRHVVFAIKKNDDSKHLLIILLISVIAIGMFFFSGLMYGENSSLPVINYWRWWLVHLWVEGFFEVFATVIIAFIFLRMKILSAKTAGKASIASATIFLAGGIIGTLHHLYYSGTPVQAIALGATFSALEVVPLTLMGFEIRENWNLLKSNEWMQKYKWPVFFFIAVAFWNMVGAGVFGFLINPPIALYYIQGLNTTAVHAHTALFGVYGLLGMGFIIICLRFYSDRVWNSVKLKRAFWFLNIGLVAMVVLSLLPIGIIQAYTSITKGYSFARDAELLYSPTVQTLKWMRMIGDIIFSIGIFYFCWFTIQESVYCIKKKN